One genomic window of Prochlorococcus marinus str. NATL2A includes the following:
- a CDS encoding ferredoxin:protochlorophyllide reductase (ATP-dependent) subunit B: MELTLWTYEGPPHIGAMRIATSMKKLHYVLHAPQGDTYADLLFTMIERRGSRPPVTYTTFQARDLGGDTAELVKGHIKEAVDRFKPETLLVGESCTAELIQDQPGSLAKGMGFDIPIVSLELPAYSKKENWGGSETFYQIVRTLLKDHSNESKHTWQEEKRRPRVNLLGPTLLGFRCRDDVLEIQKLLGQYGIDVNVVAPLGASPADILRIPNADVNVCLYPEIAESTCIWLERNLNIPFTTTVPLGVGATQDFLKELHKVLEMEIPQSVNESNNSKLTWYSNSVDSNYLTGKRVFIFGDGTHALAAARIANEELGFKVVGLGTYSREMARKVRPAAKALGLEALITNDYLEVEDAIKETSPELVLGTQMERHSAKRLGIPCAVISTPMHVQDVPARYSPQMGWEGANVIFDDWVHPLMMGLEEHLIGMFKHDFEFVDGHQSHLGHLGGKGTQNTNKEAIKTNLQDSVITDSDPIWTHEGEKELSKIPFFVRGKVRRNTENYARQAGCREINEETLYDAKAHYKA, translated from the coding sequence ATGGAATTAACTCTCTGGACATACGAAGGACCTCCTCATATCGGAGCGATGAGGATTGCTACGTCTATGAAAAAATTACATTATGTTTTACATGCTCCTCAAGGGGATACTTACGCTGACCTTCTTTTTACGATGATTGAACGCCGCGGAAGTAGACCACCTGTAACTTATACAACTTTTCAAGCTAGAGATTTAGGAGGTGATACAGCAGAACTTGTAAAAGGACATATAAAAGAAGCCGTAGACAGATTTAAGCCAGAGACTCTTTTGGTAGGAGAAAGTTGTACAGCTGAATTAATTCAAGATCAGCCCGGATCACTAGCAAAAGGTATGGGTTTTGATATCCCAATTGTCAGCCTCGAATTACCGGCCTATAGCAAAAAGGAAAACTGGGGTGGATCTGAGACCTTTTATCAAATCGTAAGAACTTTACTCAAAGACCACTCGAATGAATCCAAGCATACGTGGCAGGAAGAAAAAAGAAGACCGAGGGTAAATCTACTTGGTCCAACTTTGCTTGGATTTAGATGTAGGGATGATGTTTTGGAAATACAAAAACTACTTGGTCAGTACGGGATAGACGTCAATGTTGTGGCGCCACTAGGAGCATCACCTGCAGATATATTGCGAATCCCCAATGCTGATGTAAATGTTTGCCTTTATCCAGAAATAGCGGAATCAACTTGTATTTGGCTTGAAAGAAATTTAAATATTCCTTTTACAACAACAGTTCCGCTTGGTGTTGGGGCTACTCAGGATTTTCTTAAGGAATTACACAAAGTGTTAGAGATGGAAATCCCTCAATCAGTAAACGAATCTAATAATTCGAAATTAACCTGGTACTCGAATTCAGTGGATTCGAATTACCTAACAGGTAAAAGAGTCTTTATTTTTGGAGACGGAACACACGCTCTTGCTGCAGCAAGAATTGCTAATGAGGAGCTTGGTTTTAAAGTTGTAGGTCTAGGAACTTATAGTCGAGAAATGGCTAGGAAAGTTCGTCCAGCCGCTAAGGCACTTGGTTTAGAGGCATTGATAACCAATGACTACTTAGAAGTAGAAGATGCGATAAAAGAAACATCTCCAGAACTAGTCCTTGGCACACAAATGGAGCGACATAGTGCAAAAAGACTTGGTATCCCATGCGCTGTGATCAGTACACCAATGCATGTGCAGGATGTACCTGCTCGATATAGCCCTCAAATGGGATGGGAGGGTGCAAATGTCATTTTTGATGACTGGGTTCATCCATTAATGATGGGACTGGAGGAACATTTAATTGGAATGTTTAAGCATGACTTCGAATTTGTTGATGGCCACCAAAGTCATCTAGGACATTTAGGTGGAAAAGGAACTCAAAATACAAATAAAGAGGCTATAAAAACAAACTTACAAGATTCAGTAATTACAGATAGCGACCCTATCTGGACACATGAAGGTGAAAAAGAACTTTCGAAAATCCCATTTTTTGTAAGAGGTAAGGTAAGAAGAAATACAGAGAATTATGCTCGCCAAGCTGGATGTAGAGAAATCAACGAAGAAACTCTATATGACGCTAAGGCTCATTATAAAGCCTAA
- a CDS encoding non-canonical purine NTP pyrophosphatase — protein sequence MKKPLITIASGNPKKVAEIEAMLGPLPIEVKKQPSSLDVEETGKTYLENAILKAKAAAALTNSWTIADDSGLEIDSLGNAPGIFSARLANTNEKKIEKILTALGDSPYRSAKVCSVMVLCSNSGEIIQNTIGICWGEILKEPAYPNGEFESLFWVRETNCTYGELNNAQLSKHGSRGKAARELAPYLLKAIGIKNN from the coding sequence TTGAAAAAACCACTAATAACCATTGCTAGTGGTAATCCCAAGAAGGTTGCTGAGATAGAGGCAATGCTTGGGCCGCTACCAATTGAAGTTAAAAAACAACCTAGTTCTTTAGATGTTGAAGAAACAGGAAAAACATATCTGGAGAATGCCATATTGAAAGCAAAAGCAGCAGCGGCATTGACTAACAGTTGGACTATTGCAGATGATTCTGGACTTGAAATTGATTCTCTTGGTAATGCTCCAGGTATCTTTTCTGCACGACTTGCTAATACAAATGAAAAAAAAATAGAAAAAATCCTAACTGCTCTCGGAGACAGTCCTTATAGAAGCGCAAAAGTTTGCAGCGTAATGGTTCTCTGCTCTAACAGTGGAGAGATAATCCAAAATACAATAGGAATTTGCTGGGGCGAAATTTTAAAAGAGCCTGCTTACCCCAATGGTGAATTTGAATCATTATTTTGGGTTCGTGAAACTAATTGCACTTATGGAGAATTAAATAATGCACAATTATCAAAACATGGAAGTAGAGGTAAAGCCGCCAGAGAATTAGCGCCTTACCTTTTGAAAGCTATAGGAATTAAAAATAATTAA